The Megalops cyprinoides isolate fMegCyp1 chromosome 19, fMegCyp1.pri, whole genome shotgun sequence genome has a window encoding:
- the LOC118795179 gene encoding DDB1- and CUL4-associated factor 7, giving the protein MSLHGKRKEIYKYEAPWTVYAMNWSVRPDKRFRLALGSFVEEYNNKVQLVGLEEESSEFICRNTFDHPYPTTKIMWVPDTKGVYPDLLATSGDYLRIWRVSDTETRLECLLNNNKNSDFCAPLTSFDWNEVDPNLLGTSSIDTTCTIWGLETGQVLGRVNLVSGHVKTQLIAHDKEVYDIAFSRAGGGRDMFASVGADGSVRMFDLRHLEHSTIIYEDPQHHPLLRLCWNKQDPNYLATMAMDGMEVVILDVRVPCTPVARLNNHRACVNGIAWAPHSSCHICTAADDHQALIWDIQQMPRAIEDPILAYTAEGEINNVQWASTQPDWIAICYNNCLEILRV; this is encoded by the exons ATGTCGCTCCACGGCAAAAGGAAAGAGATCTACAAATACGAGGCGCCATGGACGGTATATGCAATGAACTGGAGTGTCCGCCCAGACAAGCGTTTCCGTCTTGCTCTTGGCAGTTTTGTCGAGGAGTACAACAACAAG GTGCAGCTTGTGGGTCTGGAAGAGGAGAGTTCGGAATTTATTTGCCGGAACACCTTTGACCACCCTTACCCCACCACCAAGATTATGTGGGTCCCTGACACCAAGGGAGTGTACCCTGACCTGCTTGCAACCAGTGGAGACTACCTGCGCATCTGGAGG GTCAGCGACACTGAGACCCGGTTGGAGTGTCTtctcaacaacaacaagaacTCTGACTTCTGTGCGCCACTCACCTCCTTCGACTGGAACGAGGTGGACCCCAATCTGCTGG GCACCTCCAGCATTGACACCACCTGTACGATATGGGGACTGGAGACAGGCCAGGTGTTGGGTCGGGTCAATCTAGTGTCGGGCCATGTGAAGACCCAGCTCATTGCCCACGACAAGGAG GTCTATGACATTGCTTTCAGCCGGGCAGGGGGTGGCCGGGATATGTTTGCCTCTGTGGGAGCGGACGGTTCCGTGCGCATGTTTGACCTGAGGCACCTGGAGCACAGCACCATCATCTATGAAGACCCCCAGCACCACCCTCTGCTGCGCCTCTGCTGGAACAAGCAGGACCCTAATTACCTGGCCACTATGGCAATGGACGGCATGGAG GTGGTGATTTTGGATGTCCGAGTGCCGTGCACCCCAGTTGCCAGGCTGAACAACCACCGGGCCTGTGTCAACGGCATCGCCTGGGCGCCCCACTCATCCTGCCACATCTGCACTGCAG CGGATGACCATCAGGCCCTGATCTGGGACATCCAGCAGATGCCCAGAGCCATCGAGGACCCCATCCTGGCCTACACCGCCGAGGGGGAGATCAACAATGTCCAGTGGGCCTCCACGCAGCCTGACTGGATCGCCATCTGCTACAACAACTGCCTGGAGATCCTGCGGGTGTAA